In Taeniopygia guttata chromosome Z, bTaeGut7.mat, whole genome shotgun sequence, one genomic interval encodes:
- the LOC121468190 gene encoding uncharacterized protein, whose product MTEATTVSALAPSPPGKAEEEEIEEYDREAPSVVTPEPESSEPMTETPAVSALAPSPPGEEAKEEEIEEYDREAPSVVTPEPESPEPMTETPAVSALAPSPPGEEAREEQIEEYDHEAPSVVTPEPESSKAMTETPAVSALAPSPPGEEAREEQIEEYDHEAPSVVTPEPESSKAMTEATTVSALAPSAPGEEAREEEIEEYDREAPLVVTPEPESPEPMIETTAVSALAPSPPGEEAREEQIEEYDREAPSVVTPEPESLEPMTETKAVSALAPSAPGEEAREEQIEKNDREAPSVVTLEPESSESMTETPAVSALAPSPPGEEAKEEEIEEYDLEAQSGVTPEPESSKAMTEATTVSALAPSAPGEEAREEEIEEYDREAPLVVTPEPESPEPMIETTAVSALAPSPLGEEAKREQVEQYGLEAPSVVTAQPESLEPVLPEKEQEQPALSEMPWQTREELFPAREQEEQLRQQVEEPQENGQNIKAESQAELPGAQSAIMEVKKGNKEDMRGIQEEMNLRQQRGDQQDQVSERVAATPLMKDPLSCILQNLKEQLDTEFQKIDTKMKAKEKRQEEEMKIIREKLNRLPQALEEQVQMLTSRRAACKDFQQMSGNEEPQASHEIHKGFVKPAAAAALSKGAFAPQRGKWSQGSLPISSAAQHQEIKDDSLEQLRKIVNMENPVGKYSELEYIGSGTFGFVVRAINKATGVEVAIKKINLQGPRKKELKVNELMAVKINKNPNVVNYLGSYLVDNQFWLVMEFMDGGTLSDVISKTYLSEDEIAAISRECLQGLDFLHWNHVIYRDVKSDNILLRTDGSVKLADFGLFAQLTPEQRRRSSVAGTSGWMAPEVLTGQPYGPKVDIWSFGIVGIEMVEREVPRRNETPVSAKLLISRGERPQLRKPNRFSPHLCDFLSCCLQTDEEQRWSAKRLLQHPFVKAAKPASTLAPLINSVKKKKTKKTRI is encoded by the exons atgacagaggcaacaacagtgtctgccctggctccctctcctcctggtaaAGCCGAAGAGGAggaaattgaggagtatgaccgcgaggctccatcagtggtcacgcCTGAACCTGAATCTTCTGAACcg atgacagagacaccagcagtgtctgccctggctccctctcctcctggtgaagaagccaaagaggaggaaattgaggagtatgaccgcgaggctccatcagtggtcacgcctgagcctgaatctcctgagcca atgacagagacaccagcagtATCTGCCCTGGCTCCGTCTCCTCCTGGAGAAgaagccagagaggagcaaattgaggagtatgaccacGAGGCTCCATCAGTAGTCACGCCTGAGCCTGAATCTTCAAAGGcg atgacagagacaccagcagtATCTGCCCTGGCTCCGTCTCCTCCTGGAGAAgaagccagagaggagcaaattgaggagtatgaccacGAGGCTCCATCAGTAGTCACGCCTGAGCCTGAATCTTCAAAGGcg atgacagaggcaacaacagtgtctgccttggctccctctgctcccggtgaagaagccagagaggaggaaattgaggagtatgaccgcGAGGCTCCATTAGTGGTCACGcctgagcctgaatctcctgagcca atgatagagacaacagcagtgtctgccctggctccctctcctcctggagaagaagccagagaggagcaaattgaggagtatgaccgtgaggctccatcagtAGTCACGCCTGAGCCTGAATCTTTGGAGCCA atgacagagacaaaagcagtgtctgccctggctccctctgctcctggagaagaagccagagaggagcaaattgaaaagaatgaccgtgaggctccatcagtggtcacactagagcctgaatcttctgagtca atgacagagacaccagcagtgtctgccctggctccctctcctcctggtgaagaagccaaagaggaggaaattgaggagtatgaccttgAGGCTCAATCAGGGgtcacaccagagcctgaatcttcaaAGGCA atgacagaggcaacaacagtgtctgccttggctccctctgctcctggtgaagaagccagagaggaggaaattgaggagtatgaccgcGAGGCTCCATTAGTGGTCACGcctgagcctgaatctcctgagcca atgatagagacaacagcagtgtctgccctggctccgtCTCCTcttggtgaagaagccaaacgAGAGCAAGTTGAGCAGTATGGCCTCGAGGCTCCATCCGtggtcacagcacagcctgaatCTTTGGAGCCA GTCCTtccagagaaagagcaggagcagcctgcttTGTCAGAGATGCCATGGCAGACTCGGGAAGAGCTGTTCCCAGCCCGagagcaggaagagcagctcaggcagcaggtgGAAGAGCCACAGGAGAATGGCCAG AACATCAAGGCAGAGTCACAAGCAGAGCTGCCCGGGGCTCAGAGTGCCATCATGGAAGTGAAGAAGGGGAACAAGGAAGACATGAGAGGAATTCAAGAGGAGATGAATCTCCGTCAGCAGAGGGGCGATCAACAAGACCAGGTGAGTGAAAGAGTGGCAGCCACTCCACTCATGAAAGATCCTCTCTCTTGTATTTTACAGAACTTGAAGGAACAGCTGGACACGGAGTTTCAGAAAATTGACACTAAGATGAAGGCAAAGGAGAAGAggcaggaagaagaaatgaaaatcatCAGAGAAAAACTTAATCGTCTCCCTCAGGCTCTAGAAGAGCAA GTGCAAATGTTGACATCTCGCCGGGCAGCCTGCAAAGACTTCCAGCAAATGAGTGGCAATGAAGAGCCCCAGGCCTCGCATGAG ATCCACAAGGGCTTTGTcaaacctgctgcagcagcagcattgtcTAAAGGAGCCTTTGCTCCCCAACGTGGGAAGTGGAGCCAGGGCAGTTTGCCCATCTCCAGCGCTGCTCAGCACCAGGAGATCAAGGATGACTCCCTGGAGCAACTGA GGAAAATAGTGAACATGGAAAACCCCGTGGGGAAATATTCTGAACTGGAATATATTGGCAGCGG GACTTTTGGATTTGTGGTTAGAGCAATCAACAAAGCCACAGGAGTAGAG gtggccataaagaaaataaatctccaaGGACCGAGGAAGAAGGAACTAAAAGTCAATGAACTCATGGCTGTGAAGATAAATAAGAATCCCAACGTGGTCAACTATTTAGGCAG ctaCCTTGTGGATAATCAATTCTGGCTGGTTATGGAGTTCATGGATGGAGGCACTCTGAGCGATGTCATCAGCAAGACCTACCTGTCTGAAGACGAGATAGCAGCCATCAGTCGGGAG tgcctgcaaggattGGATTTTCTTCACTGGAACCACGTGATCTACCGAGATGTGAAGAGCGACAACATCCTTCTCAGAACTGACGGCTCTGTCAAGCTGG CTGACTTTGGCCTCTTTGCTCAGCTCACCCCTGAGCAGCGTAGACGGAGCTCAGTGGCCGGCACTTCTGGCTGGATGGCGCCTGAAGTGCTGACAGGTCAACCATatggccccaaagtggacatatGGTCTTTTGGAATCGTGGGCATCGAAATGGTGGAACGAGAAGTTCCTCGCAGGAATGAAACTCCTGTTTCG gcTAAACTCCTGATATCCAGAGGAGAGAGACCACAGCTGCGGAAGCCCAACCGATTCTCGCCTCACCTGTGTGActttctgagctgctgcctgcagacagaCGAAGAGCAGCGCTGGTCTGCCAAGAGGCTCCTGCAG CATCCATTTGTAAAAGCAGCCAAGCCAGCGTCCACCCTGGCACCACTCATCAACTcagtgaagaagaagaagacgaAGAAGACAAGAATCTAA